The Mytilus galloprovincialis chromosome 2, xbMytGall1.hap1.1, whole genome shotgun sequence genome has a window encoding:
- the LOC143064066 gene encoding centrosomal protein of 70 kDa-like isoform X3: MAAFGNRYFEKLGDVNYENDDMRISSNYRVEVEEWQDINKELKKHGLPIVKILHPSDVTLLSGRTICMDLPMSQTVRENFISLMVDCDHRQNLLQDLILSNNQIKEDLTKQTDLMEKYHGRMKELKVLLESSRNRVEELEKDQDMKSSIFEEEEEKLKNTKKSMHQKCKFLQQKCDNQEKELERLKHKLGKMASEEEKRTERQNQIFQEFKKRTARAHNTMDEKSDEVTDNRTYEEDSLHEAGVSSNMKSLIRSYEKQLSKANDKVKKLQDEKDLVKLEMGSRPEITDYRVIQQRVKKLEKLLAVHNISIPGENDKKDPFRQRKKYSTKLDDLEYLPLDLCRQYLKDVATELDTDDLENVTPQVQKFNERLETALQFEQFCRNVTEMVNEDDINTSKGRSKSPSRKKNTLSSKSLQLAMATIQSWKDDQDSLQELAISVTKLGDRVAPWLKIRLGSEPSVSKIITALDKLVYDDGISKDKDGKEHPSRSVLESIVKHFQTLFDVPSVSGVYPRMNDIYSKLGEVHNVLNTLRNLLGLDTDCKSSDIVDTVGRLCSQHNNTTSRQLKALLQTEDLEGVIRRLEEHNSFFPAFQEVMRKMFDILDVQRMDQVIPAVRALKLLAS; encoded by the exons ATGGCGGCTTTTGGAAAccgatattttgaaaaattg GGTGACGTTAATTATGAAAATGATGACATGAGGATTTCATCAAATTATCGG GTTGAAGTAGAAGAATGGCAAGATATCAATAAAGAGTTAAAAAAGCATGGACTACCTATAGTTAAAATTCTCCATCCCTCTGATGTTACACTGTTATCAG GTAGAACAATATGTATGGACTTACCTATGAGCCAGACAGTGAGGGAAAACTTCATCTCATTAATGGTAGACTGTGATCACAGGCAGAATCTCCTACAAGATCTCATCTTATCTAATAACCAAATCAA ggAGGATTTGACAAAGCAAACTGATTTGATGGAAAAATACCATGGTCGTATGAAAGAATTAAAAGTTTTACTGGAAAGTTCCAGAAATAGAGTAGAG gAACTAGAAAAAGACCAAGATATGAAGTCTTCTATCTTtgaagaggaagaagaaaaattgaagaatacCAAGAAATCAATGCATCAAAAATGTAAATTTCTTCAACAGAAATGTGACAACCAGGAAAAAGAACTTGAGAGATTAAAACATAAACTGGGCAAAATGGCCAGTGAG GAAGAAAAACGTACTGAAAGACAGAATCAAATTTTCCAAGAATTTAAAAAGAGAACTGCCAGAGCTCACAATACCATGGATGAAAA GTCTGATGAGGTTACAGACAACAGGACCTATGAAGAGGACTCATTACATGAAGCAGGGGTATCATCCAATATGAAGTCTCTTATCAGG TCTTATGAGAAACAGTTGTCCAAAGCAAATGACAAAGTAAAGAAATTGCAAGATGAAAAGGACTTAGTCAAATTGGAAATGGGATCTAG ACCAGAGATAACAGACTACAGAGTAATTCAACAAAGAGTGAAAAAATTAGAGAAATTATTAGCTGTACATAATATAAG cataCCTGGAGAAAATGACAAGAAGGATCCATTTAGACAGAGGAAAAAGTACAGTACAAAGTTGGATGATTTGGAATACTTACCTTTAGATTTATGTAGACAATATCTAAAG GATGTTGCTACAGAATTAGACACAGATGATCTTGAGAATGTTACACCTCAGGTACAGAAATTTAATGAAAGACTTGAGACTGCATTACAGTTTGAGCAG TTCTGTAGGAATGTAACAGAAATGGTAAATGAAGATGATATAAATACAAGTAAAGGAAGATCTAAAAGTCCTTCAAGGAAGAAAAATACTCTTAGTTCTAAAAGTTTACAGTTAGCCATGGCCACCATACAAAGCTGGAAAGATGACCAAGATTCATTGCAG GAATTAGCAATATCAGTAACCAAACTTGGAGATAGAGTAGCACCCTGGTTAAAGATCAGATTGGGAAGTGAACCATCTGTTTCTAAGATCATCACAGCACTAGACAAACTGGTGTATGATGATGGTATCTCTAAAGATAAG GATGGAAAAGAACATCCCTCTCGTTCAGTCCTTGAGAGCATTGTTAAACATTTCCAGACTCTGTTTGATGTTCCGTCAGTGTCTGGGGTTTACCCTCGTATGAATGATATCTACAGCAAGTTAGGAGAAGTCCATAATGTATTAAATACTCTCAGAAACCTTTTAGGTTTAG ATACTGATTGTAAATCTTCAGACATTGTAGATACAGTGGGGCGTCTATGTAGCCAACATAACAACACAACAAGTAGACAGCTTAAAGCTCTGTTACAGACAGAGGATTTAGAGGG tGTAATAAGAAGACTGGAAGAGCATAATTCATTTTTCCCAGCTTTCCAAGAAGTTATGAGAAAAATGTTCGATATTTTAG
- the LOC143064066 gene encoding centrosomal protein of 70 kDa-like isoform X1 yields MAAFGNRYFEKLGDVNYENDDMRISSNYRVEVEEWQDINKELKKHGLPIVKILHPSDVTLLSGRTICMDLPMSQTVRENFISLMVDCDHRQNLLQDLILSNNQIKEDLTKQTDLMEKYHGRMKELKVLLESSRNRVEELEKDQDMKSSIFEEEEEKLKNTKKSMHQKCKFLQQKCDNQEKELERLKHKLGKMASEEEKRTERQNQIFQEFKKRTARAHNTMDEKLLDIIDAYEKQISSMQKELDFYKSDEVTDNRTYEEDSLHEAGVSSNMKSLIRSYEKQLSKANDKVKKLQDEKDLVKLEMGSRPEITDYRVIQQRVKKLEKLLAVHNISIPGENDKKDPFRQRKKYSTKLDDLEYLPLDLCRQYLKDVATELDTDDLENVTPQVQKFNERLETALQFEQFCRNVTEMVNEDDINTSKGRSKSPSRKKNTLSSKSLQLAMATIQSWKDDQDSLQELAISVTKLGDRVAPWLKIRLGSEPSVSKIITALDKLVYDDGISKDKDGKEHPSRSVLESIVKHFQTLFDVPSVSGVYPRMNDIYSKLGEVHNVLNTLRNLLGLDTDCKSSDIVDTVGRLCSQHNNTTSRQLKALLQTEDLEGVIRRLEEHNSFFPAFQEVMRKMFDILDVQRMDQVIPAVRALKLLAS; encoded by the exons ATGGCGGCTTTTGGAAAccgatattttgaaaaattg GGTGACGTTAATTATGAAAATGATGACATGAGGATTTCATCAAATTATCGG GTTGAAGTAGAAGAATGGCAAGATATCAATAAAGAGTTAAAAAAGCATGGACTACCTATAGTTAAAATTCTCCATCCCTCTGATGTTACACTGTTATCAG GTAGAACAATATGTATGGACTTACCTATGAGCCAGACAGTGAGGGAAAACTTCATCTCATTAATGGTAGACTGTGATCACAGGCAGAATCTCCTACAAGATCTCATCTTATCTAATAACCAAATCAA ggAGGATTTGACAAAGCAAACTGATTTGATGGAAAAATACCATGGTCGTATGAAAGAATTAAAAGTTTTACTGGAAAGTTCCAGAAATAGAGTAGAG gAACTAGAAAAAGACCAAGATATGAAGTCTTCTATCTTtgaagaggaagaagaaaaattgaagaatacCAAGAAATCAATGCATCAAAAATGTAAATTTCTTCAACAGAAATGTGACAACCAGGAAAAAGAACTTGAGAGATTAAAACATAAACTGGGCAAAATGGCCAGTGAG GAAGAAAAACGTACTGAAAGACAGAATCAAATTTTCCAAGAATTTAAAAAGAGAACTGCCAGAGCTCACAATACCATGGATGAAAA GTTGCTAGATATAATTGATGCTTATGAAAAACAGATTAGTAGTATGCAAAAAGAGCTAGACTTTTATAA GTCTGATGAGGTTACAGACAACAGGACCTATGAAGAGGACTCATTACATGAAGCAGGGGTATCATCCAATATGAAGTCTCTTATCAGG TCTTATGAGAAACAGTTGTCCAAAGCAAATGACAAAGTAAAGAAATTGCAAGATGAAAAGGACTTAGTCAAATTGGAAATGGGATCTAG ACCAGAGATAACAGACTACAGAGTAATTCAACAAAGAGTGAAAAAATTAGAGAAATTATTAGCTGTACATAATATAAG cataCCTGGAGAAAATGACAAGAAGGATCCATTTAGACAGAGGAAAAAGTACAGTACAAAGTTGGATGATTTGGAATACTTACCTTTAGATTTATGTAGACAATATCTAAAG GATGTTGCTACAGAATTAGACACAGATGATCTTGAGAATGTTACACCTCAGGTACAGAAATTTAATGAAAGACTTGAGACTGCATTACAGTTTGAGCAG TTCTGTAGGAATGTAACAGAAATGGTAAATGAAGATGATATAAATACAAGTAAAGGAAGATCTAAAAGTCCTTCAAGGAAGAAAAATACTCTTAGTTCTAAAAGTTTACAGTTAGCCATGGCCACCATACAAAGCTGGAAAGATGACCAAGATTCATTGCAG GAATTAGCAATATCAGTAACCAAACTTGGAGATAGAGTAGCACCCTGGTTAAAGATCAGATTGGGAAGTGAACCATCTGTTTCTAAGATCATCACAGCACTAGACAAACTGGTGTATGATGATGGTATCTCTAAAGATAAG GATGGAAAAGAACATCCCTCTCGTTCAGTCCTTGAGAGCATTGTTAAACATTTCCAGACTCTGTTTGATGTTCCGTCAGTGTCTGGGGTTTACCCTCGTATGAATGATATCTACAGCAAGTTAGGAGAAGTCCATAATGTATTAAATACTCTCAGAAACCTTTTAGGTTTAG ATACTGATTGTAAATCTTCAGACATTGTAGATACAGTGGGGCGTCTATGTAGCCAACATAACAACACAACAAGTAGACAGCTTAAAGCTCTGTTACAGACAGAGGATTTAGAGGG tGTAATAAGAAGACTGGAAGAGCATAATTCATTTTTCCCAGCTTTCCAAGAAGTTATGAGAAAAATGTTCGATATTTTAG
- the LOC143064066 gene encoding centrosomal protein of 70 kDa-like isoform X2: MPHRGDVNYENDDMRISSNYRVEVEEWQDINKELKKHGLPIVKILHPSDVTLLSGRTICMDLPMSQTVRENFISLMVDCDHRQNLLQDLILSNNQIKEDLTKQTDLMEKYHGRMKELKVLLESSRNRVEELEKDQDMKSSIFEEEEEKLKNTKKSMHQKCKFLQQKCDNQEKELERLKHKLGKMASEEEKRTERQNQIFQEFKKRTARAHNTMDEKLLDIIDAYEKQISSMQKELDFYKSDEVTDNRTYEEDSLHEAGVSSNMKSLIRSYEKQLSKANDKVKKLQDEKDLVKLEMGSRPEITDYRVIQQRVKKLEKLLAVHNISIPGENDKKDPFRQRKKYSTKLDDLEYLPLDLCRQYLKDVATELDTDDLENVTPQVQKFNERLETALQFEQFCRNVTEMVNEDDINTSKGRSKSPSRKKNTLSSKSLQLAMATIQSWKDDQDSLQELAISVTKLGDRVAPWLKIRLGSEPSVSKIITALDKLVYDDGISKDKDGKEHPSRSVLESIVKHFQTLFDVPSVSGVYPRMNDIYSKLGEVHNVLNTLRNLLGLDTDCKSSDIVDTVGRLCSQHNNTTSRQLKALLQTEDLEGVIRRLEEHNSFFPAFQEVMRKMFDILDVQRMDQVIPAVRALKLLAS; encoded by the exons ATGCCTcacaga GGTGACGTTAATTATGAAAATGATGACATGAGGATTTCATCAAATTATCGG GTTGAAGTAGAAGAATGGCAAGATATCAATAAAGAGTTAAAAAAGCATGGACTACCTATAGTTAAAATTCTCCATCCCTCTGATGTTACACTGTTATCAG GTAGAACAATATGTATGGACTTACCTATGAGCCAGACAGTGAGGGAAAACTTCATCTCATTAATGGTAGACTGTGATCACAGGCAGAATCTCCTACAAGATCTCATCTTATCTAATAACCAAATCAA ggAGGATTTGACAAAGCAAACTGATTTGATGGAAAAATACCATGGTCGTATGAAAGAATTAAAAGTTTTACTGGAAAGTTCCAGAAATAGAGTAGAG gAACTAGAAAAAGACCAAGATATGAAGTCTTCTATCTTtgaagaggaagaagaaaaattgaagaatacCAAGAAATCAATGCATCAAAAATGTAAATTTCTTCAACAGAAATGTGACAACCAGGAAAAAGAACTTGAGAGATTAAAACATAAACTGGGCAAAATGGCCAGTGAG GAAGAAAAACGTACTGAAAGACAGAATCAAATTTTCCAAGAATTTAAAAAGAGAACTGCCAGAGCTCACAATACCATGGATGAAAA GTTGCTAGATATAATTGATGCTTATGAAAAACAGATTAGTAGTATGCAAAAAGAGCTAGACTTTTATAA GTCTGATGAGGTTACAGACAACAGGACCTATGAAGAGGACTCATTACATGAAGCAGGGGTATCATCCAATATGAAGTCTCTTATCAGG TCTTATGAGAAACAGTTGTCCAAAGCAAATGACAAAGTAAAGAAATTGCAAGATGAAAAGGACTTAGTCAAATTGGAAATGGGATCTAG ACCAGAGATAACAGACTACAGAGTAATTCAACAAAGAGTGAAAAAATTAGAGAAATTATTAGCTGTACATAATATAAG cataCCTGGAGAAAATGACAAGAAGGATCCATTTAGACAGAGGAAAAAGTACAGTACAAAGTTGGATGATTTGGAATACTTACCTTTAGATTTATGTAGACAATATCTAAAG GATGTTGCTACAGAATTAGACACAGATGATCTTGAGAATGTTACACCTCAGGTACAGAAATTTAATGAAAGACTTGAGACTGCATTACAGTTTGAGCAG TTCTGTAGGAATGTAACAGAAATGGTAAATGAAGATGATATAAATACAAGTAAAGGAAGATCTAAAAGTCCTTCAAGGAAGAAAAATACTCTTAGTTCTAAAAGTTTACAGTTAGCCATGGCCACCATACAAAGCTGGAAAGATGACCAAGATTCATTGCAG GAATTAGCAATATCAGTAACCAAACTTGGAGATAGAGTAGCACCCTGGTTAAAGATCAGATTGGGAAGTGAACCATCTGTTTCTAAGATCATCACAGCACTAGACAAACTGGTGTATGATGATGGTATCTCTAAAGATAAG GATGGAAAAGAACATCCCTCTCGTTCAGTCCTTGAGAGCATTGTTAAACATTTCCAGACTCTGTTTGATGTTCCGTCAGTGTCTGGGGTTTACCCTCGTATGAATGATATCTACAGCAAGTTAGGAGAAGTCCATAATGTATTAAATACTCTCAGAAACCTTTTAGGTTTAG ATACTGATTGTAAATCTTCAGACATTGTAGATACAGTGGGGCGTCTATGTAGCCAACATAACAACACAACAAGTAGACAGCTTAAAGCTCTGTTACAGACAGAGGATTTAGAGGG tGTAATAAGAAGACTGGAAGAGCATAATTCATTTTTCCCAGCTTTCCAAGAAGTTATGAGAAAAATGTTCGATATTTTAG